TCTACAAACATCAACGACAGAAAAAACAGCAGAATCTGGATCAACAAGTAACACAGCAGCACCGACTCTTCCAACGGAGGCTGCAACATCAACAGCACAAGCATTAACTGCAACAACGGCAATGGCTGTAGTGACATCTACTGCAACAGGCACAACCGGGAAACTGATTTCAACAACAATAGCAGAAAAATCGACAGCAGGGTTTGCATCTGTCACAACATCTACTGCAACGACAACACCTGGCCCGACAACAACAAAGACCATCACTGCGGCAAAAACACCTTCTGAATCAACTACACAACCGGTCCAAACTACAGCAACACTGGGCAACTCAACAACAGGCTCACCGAAAGTAACAACAACACCAACTGCACCAGTGACAGGAACTCCAGCAGATGTGTCAACAGCAGCAACAGTAAATGCAGTGACAAATGCAACAACTCTCACCCAAACAAAATCCGTCACAAGAAACGCAACAGCAAGAACTGCAGTGGCAAATGCTACGACAGACAAAGCCGTGACAAATTCTGTGACAAACGCCACGACGAGAAACGCCGCGACAAACGCAGCAACGGGAATTGTCGCAACCACCGTTCCAAGACCAACACAAGCGGGAACTACAACGACAGCAACGGCCGTTACTCTCCAAACCAGACGAGTTTCTTTCCGATCTCTCCAAAGCACATTTACGAACAACCTGCTGGATCATTCGTCTTTCCAGTTTGTGTTTCGATCGACTATGATAAAAAGTCAGGTAAGAAACAATGAAACAAAATGGAAGAAATAATGGTACTGCTGGATTGCAATCATAAACGTGAtaaaacaatttatttatttttttgcagcttCAACCTTTGTTCCAAAGGGAATTTCCTAGCACTTTCAGGATCCTGAACATCTTTGGATTCAGGTaacgtgtttttttattttttttaaatacaagttatttttatttagttatttattgtCACTAATTTGTCCCTCTAAAACTTTAAGTCAAACTATTCAGGTCATTCATGACATTTGTACATTCCTCAGTTACACAATTCCACATTTGTCTCATTTTCATCTCACTCATCCTTCCATTGACGGTGCTGTTGATAATTTCCCAAAAATTCAATTCAGTCAACTGTTCAGCTTTCGCGTTAACTTATGAAGAAAACCaggcatttttttcttcttgatgtAAAATTGCATGTATGTCTTCCTTTTCACGGGCAGACCTGGCTCAGTCATCAACGACATGGACCTCCGGTTCACCAACCCGGTGCCAAACCACACGGCAATTGCCGCAGTCCTCATTGACGCTGCATCAGTCGTCAACGGTTTTGACATCGAGCAAGGCTCCATCACCGTTGAGGGAATCGGTATGTTTATTTGCTTTTTACAAAACTCAAACAGAATTCAATTTAGAACTACAATGTGATGTTCTTCTTCCAGTTACAAGCGGAGCAAGTCACATGACCAGCCCGGTCAGCGCATCCTGCCTGGCGCTTCTTTCGTGCATCCTTTTCACTCAGCAATAAGCGTCCTCACTTATTGCGTCACATCAGGAGAGCtactcattttatttcatttatttttatactgactgaataatgtatttttttttctggggtgAAGGGTTTGGGGGTCAGCCCCTAACGCCGGTATCACTTAATGGCAAGTGTGCCATTTCATTTTAGGCTCATTTTGACTATTTCTGTCTTCTTCAATATAATTGATGGAGGTCGCACCCAACGGAAAAACAGCGCCGCCTACTGGCAGTTGTCAATGCAAACACGCGTCTCTCCGTCTCTTTCAAACTTCaactttaattatttaattctAACATAGGATTTCAAACCAGATATGCACTTTCAGAGGAATTGTGGTTtgtaaatttttattttattacattatatttaatGCATTACAACTGTTATTATTTATCAATTCATTACAACGCAATGTCTAGTATGCAGTGagacacaataaaaaataaaataaaatcgagTTTCCTTGTTTGGGTGATCGTTGTTTGAAGGTTGTGACCGAGTATGTATGGAATGTGAAAAGTACGCCCAATGACAGTTCCAGTGATAACAAAATACAATATATGGGTACACTTGTTCCGAATACCAGTGAATCCGGTTTGGCGGAATGATAACAGAAGGCTGGCTCCCTTTGTCAGAGACTTGGGTGAcgcttttgcttttgcttttgtttttttggcttaaacaaaagcaaaacaaaagccaCATTTCTTCAATAACACCAGCATTAGATGAACATACAATGCGAGGCACTCCTCCACAGACATCGTCTGACGTCAACGGAAAGTACGCAGTGTCAAGCCAGACAGAGAAAACATTAATTCACTACTCAATGCAAACAAACAATTATGAAATACTAGACTCACCAGCAATTTATTCATCATAAATCCCAACAAAATCATCTTTTCCTATGATTTGACATAGTTATAATGTTCCGCTCCAATAATAATTTGAAGAAAAGCTTTGAATGATTATAATAACTACTTAGTTACAAGTTAATACTACGAACTGTGGATTTACTTCAGTATTTAGCAATTTTTTTAATAAGTTGCTCATGGGACAAACATGTAAAGTCAGTTCTACAGTCCATTTGGGTTTTGGTCAAAATATAAATGAgattaaaaatatacatattatataGATATAAATGAAGTTTTATTTCTTTACATTTACAGTATTTACATTTTGATGTGCAAATTTAGGACAGAGCACTTTTTGTTTGAAGCCAAAGCAAAAGTAGAGAACGGACATTATTAATTTAAAGAGAGTAACATTTAATTATCAAATGTTACTTTAAATTAGCCTTCCTTGACAAAACGGCATCACGCCTCTTTctgctcttgtttttttttttcctggggtgtccaaaaCCTTAAGCAAAAGTAGCAGCATCTGCACCAGCCATTCTAATAGTGCGCATTGTTATGACTGTACGTTTTGTGATGAGTGATGACAGGAAACAAATGAAAGAAGCTGTAATtcaaacttgacttgacaaattcACTCACAATCCAACCAACATATTACACTATTTCAATACGCTCATTGGCGAGAGGGAGATAATCATCGGAACAAACAAGAGACTGCAACCCATCATAATGAGCGCGCAATCGATTTGTCTGGTGTTATTCTGGAGCCGACCGGAAGAGGAAAGGCGACGGATTAGCGCGGCCGCCCGATGGAATCGAACGTAAAGCCGAGCGCCATCTGTGGAAGTGGGCCATAGGGGCGGGGACACACGACGGCGACGGCGGCGGCACTTCATCCCGGCCGGAGCGCTCGCTCAGACTCAGAACACAGACGAGTGATGCTCGCCCCCACCCCCATCCTCTACTCGTGACGGGCAACAATGGTGGACAACCGCTACGCCACGGCGCTGGTGATCGCCTGCGTCCTCAGTCTCATGGCCACTGTTTATCTGTGCGTGGGCGTGGGCACGCAGCACTGGTACCAGTACAGCAGCCCGCCAGTGCGAGGCGAGGCCAATGTGTCCGAGCTGCGCGGCCTCTACGACGAGTTCATGGATGGAGAGTTCGACGAGAAGACGTACAGCGACACTTTGTTCCGACTCAACGGCAGCGTGGGCCTGTGGTGGCGCTGCGTGCTCGTGCCCGACACCCCACACTGGTACAAGGAGCCAGGTACGTGCACGGACCACGCGTTCCTTTTAGGGGGTCGGGGGTGCGGGAAACGTCCCGAATGACAGGTGTCGTTCGACGTCACTTTACTTTGGCGACCTCTTGCGCATGAACAAACCTGGACCCTGTTTTGAAAGCGTGGTTTACCTCAAATATTGAGTACCTACTCAAATACTATATTGTAATCATCAGATCTTTTGCAAATAGACGTCTCAGAAaattatacatttaaaaaaaaaaacgcgtaaATTAAATCGAAAATAGAATGTCACTGCAACAATGAAAATCAGTTTACTGGTTATATAGACTACTTCAGCGCCCTCTAGTGCCCGTTTGACGAACAAATCCGTCCCTAACGCAACACGAAATGTAACACTCAAATTCTGTTATATATTTGGTAAAATGTTTCTGAAAAATACATATACAAGGAGTGATTCGCCAAGTCAATACTAGTTAAGTTAATTTGAATATTTAGAGTGATTTGCCAAATCTTATTTAATAAAACCGCATGTTGAAATAGTCAAAATTTGTCACtatcgattttttttaaaatacatgttTAAGATAATATGCGTAAAAAATACTGTTATATTCAGggattgtttcctttttttaatcataggAACACCAATTCATTAACAAAAATGGAttattaagaaaaataaatagtgtACTTACCTTTTAAAATCTACCCTGTATACGTTTCATTTAAATGCCAACACATAAGGAGTGATATGCTACTAAGACCCTACAAAATGAAATACAGCTAAAATTCTGTTGAGTAAATGATTTAACAAGATAAACAAGAATTATAGTAGTAACAGAATCGAACAAGTCAACTATTTGTAGTGATGCACTCCACTTGATCCACCCCAAATCAATAATTATCGAAATAAATGGTATACCTCAAAGACACATAAGACAACATGGCATCTGTAAAGCTGACATTTTAAAATTCCTCTGCTGACCATGTTGTGTGAGACTTCACATTACTTTTGATTCTTGCATGTTTTCCTATTTTGGTGAGCTCAGGCGCTAAGATGGCGTTGCGGTGCCGAAGGTTCACCGTGCAACAGCAGCTAACGCCCAAATACAAGGAACCCGGAAACCACAACAGTGGAGAGGACAAGCTGCGCACATGTAAGTGTAACGTCATGTATGTTAAAGATTGCTTTTGGAAATGATCTTTCACCGTACTGGCAATTGGGGGAGTTACAATCCtacctagcaacaagtgaccaGTTGAAATGCAATAGCTTTGATTTTTCAAATTAGTCACAAATCCATCATAATAACTCAGTTGCCAAAAAGCCCAACCTGCCTGGTGTTTTTGTAGACTTGTGGCGATTCCAGTTCCTCCTGCCGCTCGTCTCTTTAGGCCTGGAGGTCTTGGCGGGTCTGATCGGGTTCTGCGCCTGTCTCTGCCAAAGCCTCACGCCCACGCTCGCCATTGGTGTTCTGCACCTGTTAACAGGTTCGTTTGTTTTCTTTGCTTTAAGACGAATGAGTCTGAATCCTACCATTTTATCAGAATTGTTTCATGGATGAAAGTGCtatttttgtgcaaaaaaaaaaccaagtgaATAGTGCAAGACTTAGGAGGAATATATTGATCTGAAGAATGACATCATTCTATTCAAAATAATTTTGTTGTATTTCtaaaaagttttaaaataatacaaataataataaaaattaaaagtcGTAAAATAATagtcctttttttccctcagtcATTAGCTAACGCATTCACTGCCGTTGATGGATAAGTTAAAGAGCAtaaagttgttttatttttagacaACGTAATCTAAGTGAATACATTTCTAAAGTTTGAACTCGGGATTTTTTGTTGGAGAATAAATTAATGCCCCTCCCCTCTATGTCTGGCATTGCAGGTTTGTGTTCGTTGGCCACTGTGTGTTGCTATCTGGCGGGGACGGATCTGCTCCACAGGGTCTCGGTGCTTCCCGACAAGGTGGACGGCTCCCTGGGCTGGTCCCTATACTTGGCGCTCATGTCCTCGCCCCTCCACATGATGGCAGCCGCCTTGCTGGTGTGGGCGGCACGCAGCCACGGTCGCAATTACTACCGAATGGCCGCCTACCGCGTGGCCTAACCAGTATGATCGGCGGTCCAAACGGAAGGAATACTTGTGGTTCAACACCACTCGTTGGAACGGCTGCAATACTGGCCGTTAAGATGCACTTTGATGACATCACAAGTGTGCCATCACTATCAAACAGATAAATCTGACCTATGTGGTGAATATGCTTTGGAGAATGAGAAccacatggtgtgtgtgtgtgtgtgtgtgtgtgtgtgtgtgtgtgtgtgtgtgtgtgtgtgtgtgtgtgtgtgtgtgtgtgtgtgaggggggggggtgcacttAATAAGGTAGTGTTGTGATTTCTTATATTTTTGAGAAATTACTAGAACAGAAAGCTATAAATTTCAGGAATATTCCtgaggaaaaaatatatatattaccaGAAAAGATGTAATCTTCGAAGAATAGTTTGACTGCGAGGAAAAATATTTCAAGAAAGAATTGTTATGATTACCGTAATATTCTGGGGGGAGGAAAAATGATATTAATTCGCACTTCTTTCACAAAAATGTTAATACTTCTAAAAAGACAAGAATAGATTTGCAATTTTATTGTGGGGGGGCAGCATAATGTTACAAGGCTTAAATTTGAAAAAAGTTGTAAACCTATGAGAAGCCGCGTATGATTGCTTTTCAGGAAGTCGTAATATTTCAAGAAACTAGTCatgttttgagattttttttttaaaaagatgttATATTTCATTTGAGCAAAAATTTCATATTTCAGAAAAGACATAATAGAACTACCGTAGATTTTTAAATTGGTAATATTTTGATAAAATGCATGTTagagtacaaaaatatgttttaatcCCATACAAATGAAGCTGTATTTTTTAAAGAAAGCAAATTAAATATTAAGAATCTTGCCagaatgaaaaatatattttgagttAAAAAACATCAGAGTCTTAGGAGGGGGTCAAAAAGCACAGTGTGGAGGGgccgggtggggggggggggggggggggatgctgcATTTGGGTTTATTCTTTTGTTTAAATGACCTTTTTTTCGCTTtgattttcttcttttcagAGTGACCGTAGCATCTTGGTAAACAAAACTGTACATTACCTTGTGAattaagtttatttatttattcatttggagtgtgtgtgtgtgtttttttaaatatattttgtagTCGTCACTAATTTGTAAGTGCTTGTGTTTTTCAGTACAATTAAATCCTATTGTCGTTTATTATTTCCAAATGTTCGCACGTCTAGAAACAACACTCAAACAAACACACTGCTGGAAttcattattcatttattttttaaatagatcTCTTTGCCCATCAAGCATTTTGAATGTATGTACGCTAATGACCGTATTGCGATTCAGCTACTGCTCGCTCATTTTTAAAAGCCACGGGCTGTCGTGAAGTTCTGCTTTTGGGATATTTTACCTCAGTTGATTTCAATCTATTGGTTTAATATGTATGTGACCTGCTCTTAATGTGTGATATGTAAACGTATtatgttgtttttaaattaaagaaaaaaatccatacatttgtgattttttttggttCTTATTCCTCCTCTTCTTATGACAGAAAGTTAACCAGATTAAATTGAGTTTTCGGTGCATACCTGCTGGTGTCGGATTAGATGCAAGCGGATCCAATCACTTTCTGAAAAAGCAATGACGCACGGGCCCATGTTGGACGAGCTGTTGTGGAGGTTTCAGTCGAGATCCAGTCCAGTTCCTGGGCTCGGGTCATCTCGCAGGAGGCCACGTCCAACATGGGTGACAACTGTAGGACAGAAGATAGGAAGAAATCAAAGAGAATATCATGCAAAGGACTGCAGCGAGCTTACTTGAGGACGGCGCGGGTGAAGTATCGGTGTCGAGGTATTGGAGGCACAGTCGAGTAGCGTACGTCTTCTCTCGCCTCCGTGTCCATTCTCCCAGACCAAGTAGACCTCAGAGAGCTCGTTGCCATGGGTACCGCCACAGACGACGACCCGGGACACCTCTGCAGGCGGAACGCCATTTGATTGTCCAACATGCAAATGAGCTTTGGTCTGTTGGTGGAAACATGTGGATCTTACCAAATGCCATCCTAAGATCCCAAATGAAGATGTGCAGTGGGAGTTTCCTCTCACCTGCTCAACCCACTGCCGTTACCTTTCTCTCCGTTTGCCCTTTGGCACCTTCTCCCCACATTGCAGGCAAGGTGTTCCGGGACAGTATCAGATGAGAAAGCGAGGAGAATTAATGAGTCACCTTTGAGATGACGTTGCAAGCTCAGTGGAGTATGACATCATCCTTATTGTAAATAATAGTGGTGTGACAGGAGGGAGGGGGCATTTATTTAATCAACTGCAGATGAGTTGTAGGATGGCAGTACAAAGTATAAAAAGCGCTACGTTAGATAGAtaaggtttttttatttttattctaccCTGCATTTATCCCAGACTGATAACATGCAACTAGGCTGCTTGATAAGAATTTTTATACTGTTTGCACACACGGCACGGAAAGTGCTGGAGCAGTGTGACTTCTTTCAAATGAGAAATGCAAACATTGAAAAAAGCTGCTATGATAACAGACTGCAAAAGAACAACCCAAACGTCCGTGGAGAGATTGCAAATTGTGTTGCTAAGGATTTGATAAGTTGTTTTTAACTCACGATAGCAAGTTGGACACAAAAAGTGCACGGGAGCTTCGGGACTGCTAATAGTTGTTGAATTTTAGCAAGATGGCATCCTCACTACAGAAGGCATGACAAGAAAAACATTCCATGTTCATTTAAGTGATCGGGTAgtatatcaaatcaaaataAGTAACATCATTGTAATAAATATGGGCCAGCGTGATATGTTTCTTTTTTATATAGACTCAACAGACTTAAGATGTACTTGGACATTAAAGACATCTTTTCA
The sequence above is drawn from the Syngnathus scovelli strain Florida chromosome 1, RoL_Ssco_1.2, whole genome shotgun sequence genome and encodes:
- the LOC125993014 gene encoding claudin domain-containing protein 1; this translates as MVDNRYATALVIACVLSLMATVYLCVGVGTQHWYQYSSPPVRGEANVSELRGLYDEFMDGEFDEKTYSDTLFRLNGSVGLWWRCVLVPDTPHWYKEPGAKMALRCRRFTVQQQLTPKYKEPGNHNSGEDKLRTYLWRFQFLLPLVSLGLEVLAGLIGFCACLCQSLTPTLAIGVLHLLTGLCSLATVCCYLAGTDLLHRVSVLPDKVDGSLGWSLYLALMSSPLHMMAAALLVWAARSHGRNYYRMAAYRVA
- the LOC137840129 gene encoding N-acyl-aromatic-L-amino acid amidohydrolase (carboxylate-forming) A-like, which translates into the protein MKRKKKKKKKSVLCSKRPPEHGGGPLKLVWVEQVRGNSHCTSSFGILGWHLVRSTCFHQQTKAHLHVGQSNGVPPAEVSRVVVCGGTHGNELSEVYLVWENGHGGERRRTLLDCASNTSTPILHPRRPQVSSLQSFNLHNSSSNMGPCVIAFSESDWIRLHLIRHQQVCTENSI